Part of the Gramella sp. Hel_I_59 genome, ACACAGAAGAAGGTGAAAGCGACGAGAAAGTATTGGGTTACGATTGCAGCTATTTTAAACTCAACGCCCAAATTGATCCTATTAATAAAAAACGTTTTTTAAAGATGTATTACACTAATAAAATTTTAATAGACGGTTCTCTATTTGAGAAAATTGAAAAAAGCTTTGCCAATATTATTTATGGGAGAATGAATTCAATTCCAATCAAGTTTGAAATTGGAGATAGTTCTTTTAAAGTTATCGGTACTGCAACAAAAATTGAGAAAAATTATGAATTTGATCTTGATAATATTATTCAAGAAAAGATAGAATCGTACCCAATAAAAGTAGAACAGTTTTAACTGTGTACAACATCGGTTAATCGCAAATAACGGGTATTGCGGAAAAAGTGTAATTTTAGAAACCAGGAAAGAAAATGTTTAAGCCGACAAGACCGCGTCCCTACTCCCGCAACTTGCGATAACCGTAACCGTTGTGCGTAAGCCGCAAGAAATTCTTCAATCAAATAACAAAATCCATAAAATGAAATTTACCAAAGTATCTATTTACTTGATAATATTTATTCTATTAAATAGCTGTTCTCTAAACAAAGCCGCTAAATATTTAAAGGAAGGTAAAACAGAACAAGAAAACTTCACAAATACTCTTCCTTTTGATTTAAAAAAAGGATGGATAATTGTTCCTGTAGAAATAGAAAATAAGACTTATAGATTTATCCTAGACACTGGAACACCAACCCTTGTATCAAAAGAACTTGCTCAAAGTCTAAATATGAAAGCTATCGATTCAGTAGATGCTTATGATGTTTATAATAAAGGTCAAAAAAATAAATACACAAGAATTGAAAATATTAAAATTGGAAAGACAGATTTTGTTGGAACAGCAGCATTAATTAATGATTTCAACGCTACTGCAATTTGGGCTTCTTTAAATGTTGACGGATTTATAGGTTCAAATTTAATGCAACACGCTATTTGGGATATTGATTTTAAACAAAAACAAATCACCATTACTGATAATGAATCAAACTTAGACCTACCAGATGATTTAATTGAGAATAAAATGTTTATTGGAGTTGCAGGTTTACCTTCCATTGCTTGTAAAATAAATGGAGAAAGAATTTGGAACTTCCCTGTAGATTTAGGTTATAATGGAGGAATAGTTATGCCATTTTCTGATTTTGAAAAGCAAATAGAAAATGGTCAAATTTCAGATTTTAAAAAATCAGATACTCAAGGCATTATTGGTGTTTATGGAAAACAAAATTCTTCCAGAGAATCTTATACTGGAATAATTGATGAAATAGAATTTGGAAATTTTACTATAAAAAATGAAAAGGTATATTCAGAGCAATATTTAAGTAAGATATTTGGCTTGGATTTCTTTAAAAATTATCGTGTAATCCTAAATTGGAACAGTAAAAAAATAAAGTTGATAGAAAATAAAGAAACTACAAATTCTTAGTAACCGGCCAACGCACAACATCGGTTCATCGCAAATAACGGGTTTTGTCGAAAAAGTGTAATTTTAGAAACCAAGAAATAAAATTGTAAATCCGACAAGTCCGCGTCCCTACTCCCGCAACTTGCGATAACCGTAACCGTTATACACAAGTGCTCCGCAACGATTTTAGCTACTAAAAACAATAAGAATCCAAACTGAAAAATTCGAATTTTAAAAGCTTCAATTGATAATTTTCAACTAAGAAGCTTTTGTGAATCGTAAACCTATAAAATCCTGGTTCTATCGAAAATTCTAAAAGATCGTTCAGGAAAGATTTAATAAGTAAAGAAGCTTTTGGTAGCTGCTCAAAAACAAATTAGCTACTAAGAACTTCAATAAAAAGAAACCTAGTACCAAGAAACGGACGCTTACTCGGTCGCAATAATTATTACAAAACGAGCAAGATTTTTCATAAAAGTCAGAGTATTCCCGACAGTGGCATATCTGCCGTTCTCACTCGGCTCTGTCGCACCAGTGTATAACAACGAATATTCGCAATTGTGGCCATTTGAAATAAAATAGTATTTTTAGAAACCAAGAAACAAAAACCTAAGCCGACAAATCCGAATACGTACAACCACAACTGACGATTATTCGAAACCGTTATGCTTTATTAATAACAATGACATGAATAAGATAATTTCAATTTTTTCAGTCCTTATATTTCTATCTTGTAAAGAACAAAAGAAAGAAATCATAGTAGATACTAAAGAACCTGTAAGAGACAATGTAGAGCTTATTGAGATTTATCGAAATGATCAAGCAGACAGATCTGTAGATAATATTGACTGGAGTTTAGTTTCAAAACGAGATAGCATAAGAGAAGAACGACTTTATGAACTGTTAGATTCTAATAAAGTTCAAACTTCGAAAGATTACCGTCACGCCGCGATGATATTTCAACATGGTGGTGATTCAATTGCTTATGGAATGGCAGTTAAATTAATGCGTAAATCTATTGAATTAGATTCTACGGCTGACAAATGGCTTCTAGCTGCCGCCATTGACCGATACTTGCTAAGCAAGAATGAACCTCAAATTTATGGAACTCAGTATCAGAAATTTGGACATGACTCACCATGGGTGATCGGAAAAATGGATACTACAAAAATTTCTGATGAAGAAAGAATTGAATATGGTGTAGAAACTTTAGCCGAACAGAAAGAGAAAGTAAAGCGATTGAACCAAAAAAAGTTGTCAAATCTAAAGCTAGACGGTAAATCTATTGGTGAAATTATTAAAATCGTTAAGTCCCAAGATAAAAGTGATCCTGAGTATGACATTTCCGAAAATGAAATTAATAGTTTTGGATATCGATTAATGGGAGAAGGTAAAAGCGAAGATGCTCTAAAAATCTTTAAACTTAATACACAATTATACCCAAATGGTTTTAATACTTGGGATAGTCTTGGTGAATGCTTTTTAGCTGTTGGAAAAAAAGATGAAGCATTAGAAGCATATCGAAAATCATTAGAGTTAAACCCTGAAAATGAAAATGCAAGAGCAATTATCATTGCGAACAATTAACAAAGCATAACAACGGTTAATCGCCAATAAGCGGTAGCGTTAGAAAGAATATAATTAACTTGACCAACAAACCAATACTAAGCCGACAAATCCGCGTCCCCTACTCCGCCAACTGGCGATAACCGAGACCGTTACCTGCAAGCTGAAGAAACCTATGAACATAAAATATACATTAATAGTAATTCTAACTTTTTTGACTGTTAGTTGTCAATCTCAAACGAATGAAATTGAAGACAAAACAATTGACTATTATTTCGGACAAATAGCGGAATTAGAAATAGACGAACTGATAAATCAAAAAATATTAATTGATAGTTTGACTATTACACCAAAATACAAGGATTCAGCCTCAAACGGATTGAATCAAGATGGATTTTTGAAATATGCTGACATAAAAGCAAACATTTATATGTCCTTCTTTAAAGATTATTTATACCAACAAAAAGTTGAATATAACAACGAGTATTATGTTCTCTACTTTACAATGGCAGGATTTGACGATATGCAATGGGATATTATCAAAATGCCAAAAGATAGTTGGAATGGAAAGGAAAGATTAAGCAGAGAAATAGTAGAAAAAGATAAATCAATAGAAAAAGTCCTTTTTAACTATGACGAAGGAGCTAAAAACACAGAAAATATCCAAATTTTCATTAAAGACGACTATTTGATAATGGAACGTGGAAATCTTTATCATTCATTATATGATTTGAAAAACCAAAAGGTTCTGATTAATGAAGAAAGTCCTTGGCATCAAGCAGAAGGAGATGGAAAGGAAGGATTGAACAAATGGATTAAAGAAAATTTACACGACAAAATTGAACAAACTATTAACGAATAACAGCCAGCAGGTAACAACGGTTAATCGCCAATAGACGGCAGCGTTAGAAAGAAAATAATTAACTTGACCAACAAACTAATACTAAGCCGACAAATCCGCGTCCCCTATTCCGCCAACTGGCGATAACCGAGACCGTTAGCGGTAATTTCTATCAAAAAAATAGTATGAAAAAACTTAATATTCAATTTGAGAATTGCTTTGGAATTGGAAAATTACATCATCAATTCGATTTTGAGAAGAGCAATACACATTTAGTTTATGCTCCCAATGGAACAATGAAAACTTCTTTTGCAAAAACTTTTGAACTCATTTCAAAAGATGATCCTAGGAACAAACCATGTGATAGAATATATAAATCGAGAGTTTCTAAATATGAACTTCTAAATGAAGATTCAACCGTTAATCCAAGTGATATATTAGTTATAAATGCTGAGGACGATAGCTTTGATGCATCAAATAAGATTAGTAGTTTTCTTGCAAGCAAAGAACTTAAAGATGAATATGATAATATATATCAAGAATTAAATGACTTAAAAGTTGAGTTTATCAAAAAATTAAAAATTATTTCGCAAAGTACTGATTGCGAAACTGAATTTATAAATACATTTTCAGAAGATGAAAATTCTGAATTTTTTGAGGTTCTTATTGATCAAGTTGATAATCTAAAAACTGAATATGAAAAATATGATTTTCGGTATAACGATATTTTTGATAAAAAAGGTAATGTCAAGAAATTTCTTGATAAGAATGAAGCTATTTTAGATCAATACGTTAGTGATTACAAAAACATTATATCGAAGTCCAGATTTTTTAAAGAATCTACAACTAACACTTTCGGCACATATCAAGCAAATACTATTATAAAGTCAATTGAAGACAATAGTTTTTTTGAAGCAGGTCATAAATTCGTCTTAGAAGACGGAACAGAAGTTGACAACGCTGAAAATTTAAAAACAATAGTTGAAGAAGAAATCCAGAATATTTTAAGCGATGAAAAGCTAAAAAAATCATTTGAGAAAGTTGACAAGGCGATTGGTTCTAATGCAGAACTAAGGTCTTTTAAAAATGTTATCGAAAAAAATAATTTGATTCTGGTCAAATTGAAAGACTACGACAAATTTAAAAGAGAGGTTTGGATTAATTACTTTTCCGAAATTAAAGAAGAAGCTGAAAAATTAGCAAATTATTACAAAGGCAAAAAAACCAGATTAGAAGAAATTATTGGTGAATCAAAAAAAGAGTTTGAACTGTGGACCAAAATCATAAGAACATTCAATTCTAGATTCCACGTTCCTTTTAAAGTCAATATAGTAAACCAAGAAGATATAATATTAAAGGAAGAAACAGCCAATCTGACTTTCGATTATGCCGACAGAGGTGCAGAAGCTGTCAAACAAAATCGAGAAAATTTACTAAATATTTTAAGTAAAGGTGAGCAAAGAGCTTATTTTATACTTCATTTTTTATTCGAGATTGAAGCAAGAAAATTAAAGCCTGATAAGAATCTATTAATTTTTGATGATGTTGCAGACTCATTTGATTATAAAAATAAGTTCGCAATAATCGAGTACATAAAAGAAATTCACGAACAAGATCATTTCAAAACAATTGTACTCACTCATAATTTTGATTTTTATAGAACTGTTGCTTCAAGATTACATCTAGACAGGGATGTGATTTATATGACCACCAAAGACGTTCAAAATGAAATAACTTTTCATAAAGGTCAATATATAAATGACGTCTTTAGTTATCTCATAAGAAATTACCAAAATCCAAAGTTCTTTATTAGTCTAATAGCCTTTGTTAGGAATCTAATTGAATACAGCGAATCTAAGAGTAACGCCGACTATTTAACTCTTACAAGTTGCCTACATAGAAAGGAAGAATCGGACAATTTGAAAGTGGATCAAATCTTTAATATTTTTAAAAATAAATTAGTTAAACTAGAAGATAAGACTATAGATTTTGGAGATAGTAAGTTGATTGATTTTATTATTGAAACAGCAGATTCAATAGCAGAGGAAAATACGGATGAAATAGCTCTGGAAAATAAAATTTGTCTTGCAATAGCAATTAGACTGCAAGCTGAGAAATATTTAATTGGCAAACTTCCTGATATCGACTTATCCACAATCACGAAAAATCAAACTCAAATTCTTTATAAAGAGTATTGTACAAATCACCCTAATAGTGAAGCTAAAATCACCTTAGATAAAGTGAATTTGATGACTCCAGAAAACATTCACATAAATGCTTTTATGTTTGAACCATTAATAGATATGTCAATAAACCATTTAACTCTACTATATAGAGCAGTAAATAATTTGAACTAAGAAACTACCGCTAACATCGGTTCATCGCAAATAACGGGTTTTGTCGAAAAAGTGTAATTTTAGAAACCAGGAAAGAAAATAGTTAATCCGACAAGTCCGCGTCCCTACTCCCGCAACTTGCGATAACCGTAACCGTTGGCAACAAATTTTAAAGAATGGCAGGAAAACATGACGCTTATTTAGTATGTGAAAATGGACATGGAATTAATAGTTCATTTTATTCAAATCCAGAATTCAATAAAAAGTTCTGTACTACCTGTGGAGCTAAAACAAGGAAAGATTGTCCTAATTGTGGTAATGATATAGAAGGCGAAATTCACTTTGAAAATTTTATTGATTTATCCGGAGGAATAACTCCAGTTCCAGACATTTGCAAATACTGTGGAGAAGATTTTCCATGGAAATCTAAAAAGAAAGAGATTACAAAAAACATTGAAAAGGTTAATAGAGATGATGTACTTCTTTTAGAAACCGTATTTGATAGATTTCATTTAGTTGCTAAGCAAATAAGACAACGCTATAATGACCGAGAAACCCTTGATGTAAAAGATGAATATGATACACAAGATTTACTCCATTCATTACTTAGAATTTATTTTGAAGATATAAGGACAGAAGAATGGAATCCAAGTTATGCAGGAAGCTCAACACGTTCAGATTTTCTATTAAAAAAAGAAGAGATTGTCATTGAGATAAAAAAGACAAGATCTAATTTAAAAGCAAAGCAAATTGGAGAACAACTGATAATCGATATAGCAAAATATAAAACACATCCTAATTGCAAAATTTTATATTGTTTCGTCTATGATCCTGAAGGTTACATCAGTAATCCTAAAGGAATAGAAAACGATTTGAATGACGAGATTTCGGAAATGAAAGTAAAGGTAAAAATTGTGCCTAAGGGACATTAAAATCAGTTGCCAACAACGGTTAATCGCCAATAAGCGGCAGCGCTAGTAAGAAAATAATTATCTTGATCAACAAACCAATACTAAGCCGACAAATCCGCGTCCCTTAATCCGCCAACTGGCGATAACCGAGACCGTTACCCATAATTTTCAACATGAAAATATTAC contains:
- a CDS encoding tetratricopeptide repeat protein, with product MNKIISIFSVLIFLSCKEQKKEIIVDTKEPVRDNVELIEIYRNDQADRSVDNIDWSLVSKRDSIREERLYELLDSNKVQTSKDYRHAAMIFQHGGDSIAYGMAVKLMRKSIELDSTADKWLLAAAIDRYLLSKNEPQIYGTQYQKFGHDSPWVIGKMDTTKISDEERIEYGVETLAEQKEKVKRLNQKKLSNLKLDGKSIGEIIKIVKSQDKSDPEYDISENEINSFGYRLMGEGKSEDALKIFKLNTQLYPNGFNTWDSLGECFLAVGKKDEALEAYRKSLELNPENENARAIIIANN
- a CDS encoding retropepsin-like aspartic protease, which encodes MKFTKVSIYLIIFILLNSCSLNKAAKYLKEGKTEQENFTNTLPFDLKKGWIIVPVEIENKTYRFILDTGTPTLVSKELAQSLNMKAIDSVDAYDVYNKGQKNKYTRIENIKIGKTDFVGTAALINDFNATAIWASLNVDGFIGSNLMQHAIWDIDFKQKQITITDNESNLDLPDDLIENKMFIGVAGLPSIACKINGERIWNFPVDLGYNGGIVMPFSDFEKQIENGQISDFKKSDTQGIIGVYGKQNSSRESYTGIIDEIEFGNFTIKNEKVYSEQYLSKIFGLDFFKNYRVILNWNSKKIKLIENKETTNS
- a CDS encoding DUF2321 domain-containing protein; the encoded protein is MAGKHDAYLVCENGHGINSSFYSNPEFNKKFCTTCGAKTRKDCPNCGNDIEGEIHFENFIDLSGGITPVPDICKYCGEDFPWKSKKKEITKNIEKVNRDDVLLLETVFDRFHLVAKQIRQRYNDRETLDVKDEYDTQDLLHSLLRIYFEDIRTEEWNPSYAGSSTRSDFLLKKEEIVIEIKKTRSNLKAKQIGEQLIIDIAKYKTHPNCKILYCFVYDPEGYISNPKGIENDLNDEISEMKVKVKIVPKGH